AGTGTCTAGGTTAGCTGCAAAATCTGAGTCAACATAGCCAATTATTTCTTCTTGAAACTGACTGTCTTTACAGAATACAATTCATGTATTCAGTGTACCTTGCAGGTATCTCATGGTCCATTTAAGTGCTTCCCAATAATCTGAACCAAGATCTGAGATATACCTGCTTACCATGCTCATGGCATGAGCTAAATCTGGTCTTGAACAAACCACAGAGTACATGACTCCCTACACAACTAGCATAAGGAATCTTACTCATTTTTTCTCTTTCAACATCTGTTTTGGGTGATTGTGCAGCAGATAGTTTGAAATACTGTGCAATTGGTGTAGCTACTGGTTTACTCTTAGACATACCAAATTTGGAAAGAACCTTTTGTAGATAGGAGGCTTGAGACAGAACAATCACTCCTATTGGGGGTCTCTTAATGTCTATGCCTAGAATTCTCTTAGCCTTGCCTAGGTCCTTCATTTCAAACTCCTCACTGAGTTTTCTTTTGAGTTTACCAATTTCTGATTTTGACTTACTGAAAATCAGTATGTCATCAACATAGAGCAGTAGATATGTTTGATTATTGAAGTATACACAAGAGTCATACTTACTTTTGATATATCTAATGCTCTGCATGTAGGTGTCAAACCTTAAATTCCATTGCCTAGGTGCTTGTTTGAGGCCATATAGAGATTTCTTGAGTAGGCAAACATCATCAGGATTACCATTTTCAAACCCCTCAGGTTGTTGCATATAgatttcttcttctaattctcCATGCAAGAAACCTGTTCTCACATCCATTTGTTCAATTTCTAGACCCATACTTGCAGCCTTTGCCACCATTGCTCTTATTGAAGCTTGTTTGACAACTGGTGAGAAAATCTATGTGTAGTCCCCACCCTCCTTTTGAGTAAACCCTTTTGCTACCAACCTTGCCTTGAACCTTGGAGGTTCATTTTCTGATCCTTCTTTATGCTTTAATAACCATTTGCACCCAACTGGTTTGTACCCTTCTGGTTTCTTTACAACTACCCAGGTTTTGTTCTCTCTAAGTGAATGCATCACTTCATGAGTTGCTTCCAGCCAAGCTGCAACATCTTTACTCCTCATGGCTTCTAAGAAGCTTAATGGTTCTGAACTATCTATCTCTTCAGCAACCATAAGTGCAAAGGCAATGAACTCAGCATATCCAAATCTGCCAGGGGCTTTGGTTTGTCTTCTTTCTCTGTCTCTTGCTAACAGATACTCACTTAGATAATACTGGCTTCCTCTTTCATCACCTCTTGTTGTCTCAATTTCACTTTGGATTGCAGGTGTTGGTGCAGATTGAGGCTCCACCTCAAACTGTACATTCTTATCTGATGTAGTCTCACAATTCTTAGAGTTGCTTACTGACTTGAGGCCCATTTCATCTTCCTTGAACACTACATCCCtactaatcatgcatttcttaAATCCAGGTTCTAGACACCATAACGTGTAACCTTTAACCCCTTCAGGgtatcccacaaacatgcatctTAATGCTCTAGGTTGGAGTTTGTCCTGCTTAATATGCATAAAGGCAGTACAACCATATATAGACTCTTAAATGATCTAGGTTAGGAGCTTTACCTGTCAACATTTCTTGAGGAGTTTTAAAGTTGTTAGGTTCTGAGGGAGATCTATTGATTAGATAGCATGCAGTCTTGATGGCTTCTCCCCAAAATGACATCCATTCCAGCACTCAGTAACATGCATCTTACCCTTTCAAGCAGAGTTCTGTTCATTCTCTcagcaactccattttgctgaggTGTTTTGATCACTATTCTATGTCTTTGGATCCCCAACTTGTTACACAATTCATTAAACTCATTTGAGCGAAACTCAAGGCCATTATCTGTCCTCAATACCTTGAGTTTGCATCCTGTTTGATTTTCCAGCAGCCTTTTCCAAGTGTCAAAAGTAGGCATTGCCTCATCCTTGCTTTTCAATAGATGTATCCACACTACTCTACTGAAATCATCAACCATGCTTATGAAATAATGAGCTCCTCCTTTGGTTTGAATTCTAGAGGGTCCCCAAAGGTCTGAGTGCACATAGGCAAGCCTTTCAGTGGTGTTGTGCTCAACCTTAGGAAACTTCAGTCTGCAGGCTTTTCCTAATACACATTCATCACAAAACTCAAGTTCTTCTTTCAATTTCTCCTTGAACAGACCTTGTTTATTCAACTCCTCAAATCCTCTTTGACTAACATGCCCTAATCTGAGATGCCAAAGCTTGACAtgactcagtttttctgaattcGCAGCAGGTGCTGCACTCCCTGCTGTAGCATTtaataatttcattcaattttactgttttcagttattgtttatgtactaaaccatgcttcgcagactttgatatctaccaaatcatgcccctcaaactttgatatgtagtAAATCacgccccttgaactttcatccatgtagaattttttactaaaattagacaaaagtccttaaatttaaaaatctcaatagttcgggggaaatttttaacagccaaaaaagtttagggagtacgatttagtacatgtcaaagtttagggggaaaaattattaattagcctaataaatatgttattttttatttacttttttgttatttatattattttattattatatgtagttataacattaaattataatgtatttatatatattttattttctataataaaataataacaaaatcattagtttttatattttaataaaaatattaattaaacattaaatttACATTTTTGCAATTATGCAGCACAATAATCTAAATATgtcacagttttttttttttatcaaatataACACAATATTTTATACATTTCTCAGATATGGTCCTAGAGTTTACTTCTATAAAAATGAGGTAAAATTTACATATACACCATATTTAATGGGTGTTCATCAAAACACCTACACCGCACAAATCGCTTAAGCCACACCACACTCCATAAAAAATGTAGTTTAAAATCTTTTGTAGTGCGGTTTTGCCAAAACGCGAAGTGTagtgcggtttgcggttttaaatttaataattatagttCAAACGGCaccatattatataataaaaagtaatatgatttttattttattttttcatatatttgcaatatatgtgtatattatattattttctagagacaattcaatataaggacttgataaatagaatatatgttaaaattttgataatatatttttttttgtattgttaaaacttaattagattgcttttaaaatttttattataatatttgataATAATGATAGTGTAAATCGCTTAAATTGCACTGCGTTACACTATATTATTACagtataattttgtaattttaagaTGTCGTGGTGCGGTTGTaacttaaaaaaagataaaaattatatatgcggtttggtttgaaaaaaatataactacctgcattatatataaattttttttctttaaagagGTGAATACTGAATAATAGTTTATTCCTTAAAACCATTTatgatataatttttaattaataataatcagtTGAATGAAGAAACcgaatctaagtaaaatatgaACCTACGAGTAGAAtgaatgtaatatttttattagtgtaatttatatcttttatattatattttaataaaaattagggtaaattgcggcataaatacttaatgtttacgattttatacacttaaatacttaatgtttatttttggtggcaaaaatacataatgttacaattctcttacaccgttactaccacttctgttattaactcataaatatagacACGTGGAGGGCTCAAatacattacatttatttattttattttaaaatttaatattcttgatataaaaaactaaatattacttgttttttttaaaaaagaagagaGATGCAATACTAAATTACCATAGCTGAGTGAACTAGTGTAGTATATGGAACATGATTATCGAATTGAAATGTCAATatcatgtgaaaattgttaatgagaacacattttttttaaacaagtagcatttagtttctgatattaagaatattaagttttaaaataaaataaaaataaatgtactGAATCTGAACCCTTcacgtgtccatatttatgagttaacgaAAGTGGTAGTATCGGTGTAAGAAAATTGTAACATTAGCTATTTTTGcctctaaaaataaatattaggtatttaagtgtataaaatctgaaatattagatatttatacCGCAATTTACtctcaaaattatataaaactcTTCATTATTTATAGGTTGCCACGTGTTAAGTAGTTAGTGCTTGATAGTAATGTTTAAACAGAAAATATGGAATGCACCAAATTTACACGTGTCTGTCCTTATATGTATGAGAAATTATATGTTATACATATCAAATTTGtacattaaatttaaattaaaatatgtgacTATCTCttaaattatactaatagtattatattatatttaaaaaaaattaaatatcttatagtaatgctatttttttttacgtAATGCTACTTATTTCTTCATCCTATTTATAACAATATATTTGTTcgacaaagaaaagaaaatggctcaaattgaaaaagaaataaataaacattttaaGAAAAATCTGAGAAAATTTTATACATCTTTTCTTTAGAAGAATTACTCTCTCTATGTGGTTAAATTGCCGTTTGACAAcacttatgttttttaattttttaattacaaaatgaaagtaaaatttttatttttaaaaaatttatttttgaaaaacaaaaatgtgttctgtaaccacttttgtttttcaattttaaaaatagaaaacaaaagtgtgttctataaagttcgtttttatttttattttttgattttatttaagtcgggtctaggtctagggtcggattcgggttcaagtcagaAGTCGGGTTCAGCACCAAGGCCGTGGGGAAggaatttgggtccgggtctggtcgtaatcaaaagattgattaagaaaaaaaaactgtttaaaaaaatattgaaagtgattttttttgtttttaaaattttgatttctaattataaaactaaaaagtaaaaacagttttatagaacatgtttttgaaaaatatttttacttttctacttttaaaaacagaaaactgattaaaaaagtgttaccaaacgccacctaaataataagttttttttagttaaagcgtctaattttttttattaaaacatCTAATAAATACAATTTAAGGTACATAAATCGTAATGCAATCTTAACAACTTAAAATTAGCTCAAATAATTGTAAAAAAGTATGTGTTGAAAATTTTGAATTcgaattcaaaattatacattataatatataaagtagtaacgtttaaataataaaaaaaatgcgaTCCCAAATTCCCACCCCAATAACTAATTATAAGAAATATTTTCTCACACCAATGCCTTTTCGTGCCTATCATCGTAGGGAATCTTAATTATGCAAGTAGAGAAAAAAGTACATTTGTGGccttgtatgttttttttttgtctctattcaaaataaataaagtgttttttttttttttttggctaaaatagtcaaaataaataaagtcacgaaatgaaaatgaaaataaataaaaaaaaaatgtgtaagaAGTGACTTTGTCTTTTCCATCATCGTTTTGGATTAATATTAATGCATTTCATAGAAGTTAGCATAAAAAAATGCCATAAATGAGATTAATAAATAAGGAGGTTACAACTAACTCATTTACCACACCATGCTAGCTATATCTCTCCATCTCTTGTACTATTAATCATCATATATCTTCCAAACACTACACTGCATCATCTTCTTCCAATCTCTCACTTCATCATCACTGTAAGTAATAGTATAATAGTTctattatatatctttatatatatatatatatatggaagtgCGTGTATGTGTGTACATGttcatatcatataattaatgtttcaaattttcatatttaaGATATCCAATGTATATGTGCCTTATTTGACTTAATAACATATACAGGGCTGTTGTCTTTGgggtttctttattttttttttaaaaaatataataataacattttGGTCAAAATTAagcaaatataatatatttaaaaagaaTCTCTCActcactaatatatataaaatatcaaaacgagcactgttttttttttttttttttctaaacataTGACATAACTGAATGTGAAAAGGCGCAGCTCAAACTGCTATTTTGCCGTAACTAAGTAAGTTTTAGCATAAAAATATAATCTCTTAAACTGGGTTTCATCTATTTTTGTGGATGGTTGAGTCATTCacaatctttagcttcctcataCTTAGCCCAACAtggtatatatgtttatgtaataaatataatgaaaaataaaaataaaaaattacatgtgTGTGCAGCTAACATGTGTTTTAcatttcttcctttttttttcctgGGTAATCATGCTACGCTGTTCAATCTTCTGATGTATTTAAAGGAAGATTTGGTATGTAGTCTTGTTTTgatgtcacatatatatatatgtaccacATATACATGTACCATTTGGGCTCTTTTCCTAAATTTTAACTACTTCACACACACACATGGTGGTCAGTATCGATCATTCATGACTCTGTCTTTTTTTTCCTTGGCTTTGACTATGAATTTCTTCTGTTCACTCAAAACCTTGACTTCTTtgcacacacacatatatagatACACATTTTCTCTTAGTTATTAAAGTCCCTTTTCTGTGTGTCCAGAGACTATTAATTTTCCAGGTTTGAGAGAGAGAAGATGCTGAAGCAATTTTCAATTCAAGTTGAAGAAGGAAAGGAAGGTAAGGATGGGAAGCCTTCAGTTGGTCCAGTGTACAGAAACTTGCTTTCCAAGAATAACTTTCCTCCAGCTGATCCTGAATTAAGTACAGCTTGGGATATTTTCAGGTACTTGTTATAACTAGAATCTTGTTAATtctatttattcatattaatgaCATGAAAACTTGATAAGATGTTCTTGGCTTGCAGCAAATCCGTTGAGAGATATCCTGATAATCGTATGCTCGGATGGCGAAAACTTGTTGATGGAAAGGTTAAGCATTACATAACATAACATAGCATATCATAACATATAAGATTGATGTTATGTTTAGTGATTGTAATTTCAAGTGATTTTACATGTTttggtgtgtgtgtgtgtgtagtGGGGGCCTTATAATTGGAAAACATACAAGGAAGTTCATGAGGAAGTTCTTCAAATCGGTTCTGCATTACGTGCTTCTGGTGCTGAGCCTGTAAGGCCTAAACATATGAGTACaaagtcttcttcttcttcttcctatgccttttcttctaatttttcatTGTGATTTTGTGACTGTGACAGGGCTCTCGTATTGGGATTTATGGATCAAATTGCCCTGAATGGATTGTGGCAATGGAGGTTTATTTGCTGAAACACAACGCCACATatagttctttttttttaaccaaaaaacTTTTCTAGTCATGTAATCATTTGCTATACGTTTTTTTAGGCTTGCAATGCTCACAGTTTGGTCTGTGTGCCTCTCTATGACACCCTTGGTAAAATCTCTCAATCCTAAAATTAGCAGAAACTTCAGCTTCACCAATTTGATTTAaccttgtaatatttttttctgaTGCAGGGCCAGGAGCtgtaaattttattatagatcATGCTGAGGTCGATTATGTTTTCATCCAAGATAAGAAAGTTAAAGAAGTGAGAATCAAAAGCTTTGAGATAATAAAGTGAAAGACCACTTGTTGTATCATATTCCCGATATTATTGGTTCTAATTTGATGCTATAATTCTCTTTGGCAGCTACTGACTCCTGATTGTAGATCATCTGACCGGCTTAAAAGTGAGATTTGCAGGGTATattttagagtaatttgcggcaaaactcccttatgttttaatttttatacacttaactttctTATTTTAcctccttatgttttaattttaatacacttaatcctcttatttttttttttttggcaaaaccctcttatgttttaatttttatacacttaacccccttatcttttattttggtGCAAAAGTCCCTTAAGTttacttttctttgcaaatttaaaattttaattcgaTATTACCGTTAAGTACTAACTAGATTACTTCTGTATCAATTTTGAGATTTTACTGTTACATATACACAGGTGTATACAGTGGTCATCCAGTTGATATTTAACGTTAATATATAATTAGCGTgtcaaatttgcaaagaaaaataaacataaggaggttttaccaccacaaaaaaaaaaaaaaataaaggggggttaagtgtataaaaactAAAACATAAGCGAGTTttgccactaaaaaaaaaataagggggttaagtgtataaaaattaaaacataagggagtTTTGCcactaaaaaataagataagaggatttagtatataaaaattaaaacataaggagtttcgccgcaaattgttctatattttatgtttactaAAACTACTAATAATGTGTGATACTGAGGTTGGTTGTTCTTGTTGCAGCTTTGGTTTGCTTCACTTCATTGACTGAAGAGGAGAAGGAAAAAGCAACTCAGATTGGGATAAAACCACTGTCATGGAAAGAATTCCTTGATATGGTTAGTTTTTTAAAACTAGGTTGCTCACGTAACCCTTGAAAATGTCCCTTTATGAAGTGATTATTGTGCTAGGTGACTGTAAAATAGTAGTTTCTATGTAAGAATTCAGTAGAGACTCAAACCTCAAACATTTGTGGGAGAAAACCACCTATCCAATCATTTTGAACTAGTCTAGAGTTATTGTTATACTGTGATGAATGTAACAAATGTGTATTTAGAAGAGAGTTGGAACACATTCTAGATGGTCACCATAGTATATGGGCTGACAAATGTCAACTAATACTACTTGGCATAGAACATCCGCAGATTCACAAtgatgtcatttttttttttctgctgaaTTGATCATAAAGTTTGTTTATTGTTCATCAGGGAAAAGAAAACCCAACAGAGATTATTCCACCACAGATCCATAATGTTAGCACAATTATGTATACCAGTGGTACCAGTGGAGACCCAAAAGGTGTTGTGTTAACACATGAAACCATTGCCTTTTCTGTCAGAGGGATTGACCTCTTCTTGGAACAATTTGAAGATAAGGTAAGTAGCATAATTGAACTTCTTGTGGTAAATTCTTCATACACCATCTTACCAACTTCTTATAATTTTTCCTGATACTCTCATTTGTGATTTGTGAGTAGATGACAGGAGATGATACCTACTTATCATTTCTGCCTCTAGCTCATATCCTTGACCGTTTAATCGAAGAATACTTCTTCCATAAAGGTGCTTCTGTTGGCTATTACCATGGGGTATGATATTGCTGCTATTGCTAATTATGCCACATTTTGTTTGCAATCCATTTCTAGTCTCATTTTCACTTACCATAATCATGttaattcttttatttataGGATCTTAACGCATTGGGGGAAGATTTAATGGAACTAAAGCCAACACTTTTTGCTGGAGTACCAAGAGTTTTTGAAAGAGTGTATGAAGGCAAGCAAATATCTCTAATCATCAGTTTTCAACAGCTATATAATTGAACCATCATACTGACCTAGCCAAGCCTCTTTGATTTCCAGGTATAAAGAAAGGAGTAGAGCAGCTCAATCCAAGAAGGAGAGTGATTTTTGATCTTCTTTATAAGTAGTAAGTAGTTCAAATATTCTTATCAGTTTAATTCTCATACTAACTACTTTGATACTTACACACTCTTTCATTGCTTTAAAGCAAACTTGCTTGGATGAATTGGGGATACAAAAACAAATACGCTTCACCTTTAGCAGATCTTTTAGCCTTCAGAAAGGTTGTCCTTCTCTTTCTCTATAAAATGTTTATAAGAATACTTAGAATGCTTCTCATTGTTGTCTTCTTAGCTTTCTTTCTATGGTCTTTTAGATAAAAGCTAGACTAGGTGGTCGCGTCCGCCTTATAATATCTGGAGCAGCTCCTTTGAGTTCtgagatagaagaattcttgcgcGTTACCAGCTGTGCCTTCGTTGTCCA
Above is a genomic segment from Cannabis sativa cultivar Pink pepper isolate KNU-18-1 unplaced genomic scaffold, ASM2916894v1 Contig3, whole genome shotgun sequence containing:
- the LOC115710077 gene encoding long chain acyl-CoA synthetase 1; the protein is MLKQFSIQVEEGKEGKDGKPSVGPVYRNLLSKNNFPPADPELSTAWDIFSKSVERYPDNRMLGWRKLVDGKWGPYNWKTYKEVHEEVLQIGSALRASGAEPGSRIGIYGSNCPEWIVAMEACNAHSLVCVPLYDTLGPGAVNFIIDHAEVDYVFIQDKKVKELLTPDCRSSDRLKTLVCFTSLTEEEKEKATQIGIKPLSWKEFLDMGKENPTEIIPPQIHNVSTIMYTSGTSGDPKGVVLTHETIAFSVRGIDLFLEQFEDKMTGDDTYLSFLPLAHILDRLIEEYFFHKGASVGYYHGDLNALGEDLMELKPTLFAGVPRVFERVYEGIKKGVEQLNPRRRVIFDLLYKYKLAWMNWGYKNKYASPLADLLAFRKIKARLGGRVRLIISGAAPLSSEIEEFLRVTSCAFVVQGYGLTETCGPTTISYPDEMSLVGSVGPVSVYNEMRLEEVPEMGYNPLGNPARGEICLRGKSVFVEYHKKPELTREAIIDGWFHTGDIGEMLPNGAVKIIDRKKNLIKLSQGEYVALEYLENVYGITPIVEDIWIYGNSFKSSLVAVVIPNEENTKKWAYEKGHMGSFSELCQLDQLTSYVLSELKLTAERNKLRGFEIIKGVILEPKPFDMERDLVTATLKKKRNQLLKCYEVQIDELYNKLGGRK